From one Mytilus galloprovincialis chromosome 13, xbMytGall1.hap1.1, whole genome shotgun sequence genomic stretch:
- the LOC143057388 gene encoding solute carrier family 40 member 1-like, translated as MGHPTITLKTRLFVYISHFLSAWGDRMWQFGIGLFLIELEPDSLQLVAIYGFISGAMTLLLSTLIGDWVDRTARLKAARLSLATQNIFVAVCAAVVFVVHKYLDEIKAEWEDEWLLTLCFAIIILLGICADLASVANTIVIERDWVVELCQHDTDLLGSMTATLRSIDLTTKLAAPIVTGQVIYFLHIGWGGVFIASWNVVSLFLEYNMIKKVYDQIPSLADQKFKEGLDSAEETTDETSPLIGNDSGKAVKYNQDDKSITIDDGKSEYTYGSNENQNGGPSKEKNVGIDITEELPKKKKEEKPNSWCYTIFYSFIVLYKGWRIFMSYKVAFAGLGLATLYMTVLGFDNITVGYAYSQGISESLLGIFMAVGSLFGITGTFAYPLFRKHLGLKSTGLTGMVFQITCLSACVVSIFLAGSPFDLLHRLNDDDSSIINGTEASTTTFPSASTELFNLTTSVSVSDPTTLFQNTTRASADDSDEPDSYLSIGFFLGGLIVARFGLWIADLSITQLFLQTVKEKERGLVSGVQNSLNQLMDMLKALMVILAPYPEEFGLLTIISFAFVCMGCLLYIKFVCSNRGVSYG; from the exons gaCATCCTACAATAACACTGAAAACGAGGCTATTCGTCTATATAAGTCACTTTCTCTCAGCATGG GGCGATCGTATGTGGCAGTTTGGAATCGGTTTGTTTTTGATTGAACTAGAGCCAGATTCTTTACAGCTGGTTGCTATATATGGGTTTATATCAGGAGCGATGACTCTTCTTCTTTCCACCCTTATTGGTGATTGGGTCGACAGGACTGCTAGGTTAAAAG CTGCAAGACTTTCTCTAGCAACGCAAAACATTTTTGTCGCCGTTTGTGCCGCAGTTGTTTTTGTGGTTCACAAGTACCTAGACGAGATTAAAGCGGAATGGGAAGACGAATGGCTTCTTACGTTGTGTTTTGCCATTATCATTCTGTTGGGAATCTGTGCTGACTTAGCAAGTGTAGCAAATACCATAGTAATAGAGAGAGACTGGGTGGTAGAACTCTGTCAACATGACACAGATCTTCTAGGCT CTATGACGGCAACTCTAAGATCGATTGATTTGACTACTAAACTAGCAGCTCCGATAGTGACAGGACAGGTCATTTACTTTCTACATATCGGTTGGGGAGGAGTGTTCATAGCTTCATGGAACGTGGTGTCCCTATTTCTGGAGTACAATATGATCAAGAAAGTTTATGACCAGATACCATCCCTTGCTGATCAGAAATTCAAAGAAGGCTTAGACAGTGCTGAGG AAACTACAGATGAAACTTCACCACTGATTGGGAATGATAGCGGCAAAGCAGTTAAATACAACCAAGACGACAAATCTATAACGATAGACGATGGAAAATCAGAGTACACATATGGTAGCAACGAAAATCAAAATGGCGGACCTTCTAAAGAAAAGAATGTTGGCATTGATATCACAGAAGAACTACCtaaaaagaagaaagaagaaaAGCCTAATTCGTGGTGTTACACAATTTTCTACAGTTTTATAGTTCTGTATAAAGGATGGAGGATATTTATGAGTTACAAAGTAGCCTTTGCTGGTCTTGGTCTCGCCACGCTCTATATGACTGTACTGGGTTTTGATAATATCACAGTTG GTTATGCATATTCACAAGGAATATCCGAGTCCCTTCTTGGTATATTTATGGCCGTCGGATCATTGTTTGGTATTACTGGGACATTTGCATATCCACTTTTCCGAAAACATTTAGGATTAAAATCAACCGGTCTAACTGGAATGGTTTTTCAAATTACCTGTTTGAGCGCATGCGTAGTATCAATATTCTTAGCTGGGAGTCCATTCGATTTATTACATCGATTGAATGACGATGATAGTTCAATAATAAATGGAACTGAAGCATCTACAACCACGTTTCCATCTGCATCGACGGAACTTTTTAATTTAACCACATCCGTATCCGTATCCGATCCCACAACTTTATTTCAGAATACAACACGTGCTTCTGCAGACGACAGCGATGAACCGGATTCCTACCTGTCCATTGGATTTTTCCTGGGAGGACTCATTGTTGCTAgatttg GATTATGGATAGCAGATCTTTCTATAACACAGCTCTTCTTACAGACggttaaagaaaaagaaagaggTCTGGTCAGTGGTGTACAGAATTCTTTGAATCAGTTGATGGACATGTTGAAGGCTTTAATGGTCATATTAGCTCCTTACCCAGAGGAGTTCGGATTACTGACGATTATTTCTTTCGCCTTTGTTTGTATGGGATgtcttttgtatataaaattcGTTTGTTCAAACAGAGGGGTTTCCTATGGTTAA